Proteins from a single region of Dyadobacter fanqingshengii:
- a CDS encoding PVC-type heme-binding CxxCH protein, whose amino-acid sequence MRNYSLVLLIGLVILGCVKSKMNSAGSKTGISQGRRAEVLFLGHTSKHHDSGKYAPWLSVKLFKSGINMTYTVDLNDINLENLKKYDGLIIYANHDSLSPAQESAMKAFVEGGKGLIPLHSASGCFRNSSWYIKTIGGQFASHKVGSFKNTVLKPDHPVMQGITDFETWDETYVHKNLNPDKTVLGERVEGDVHEPYTWVRNEGKGRVFYTAYGHEDSTWTNRGFLDLVRNGVLWAVGDHVKAEIAALKLPDVDIYQSDSIAHYTKRHIVPKMQESLSPAESNKLTQIPADFEIQLFAAEPDITNPIAMAWDEKGRLWVVESVDYPNTFKETDGAANDRIKICEDTNGDGKADKFTVFADKLNIPTSMVFSNGGIIVSMAPDFIFMKDTNGDDVADVREVIMTGWGKNDTHAGPSNLQYGFDNKIWGVLGYSGFKGSINGKKMNFSQGVYHFKPDGKEFAYLGSSSNNTWGLGMTEDNNVFLSTANNTHSAFYSMPGQYMQRTIGDDDAPAVLSVQKIDGHYDAHSLTPNLRQVDVVGGFTSAAGHHFYTARNFPKEYWNRIAFVSEPTIRLVHKAILEPDGAGFKEKDGWNFMASSDEWFGPVQAETGPDGAVWIADWYNFIIQHNVFVPAQSPAEFIMPFKEQPHGPGNAFSSPMRDLNHGRIYRVVYKNGKNMPPMKLSKDDLPGLIAALENDNMFWRMTAQRLLVESKKLSVVPDLFKIINNPKVDEIGLNSPAVHALWTLHGLGALDGSNVEALQVVNKALTHPAAGVRKAAASVLPKNEQSFEMLQKRMKDANLNTRLSVFVALVELPASEKVGEAVYQAALEEQNAKDPWLSKALLAAAISHENGFLAAAEKQSVKSAFTEQVAKALYREVYPLGRRNTLQFPPDVSGKEITIKASITKAKDKPLQGFIAGQGGKEGGYALYIQDGKLIMAVKQHGMVSQAATSEPLPDKFDVVAGLTKAGDITISIDGKEAAKGKAHMLFAAPLSNTVRSGEDMEGEDKIGSYEGKFGFVGNFQKASLELNRPSEGNYAAMETEKTARTNIAKSSNSTVIELKVEKEIMQFDKKLLTVKAGQKVVINLENPDGMQHNLLIIKPGTLQKVGQAADEMLRDPKAAEKQYVPKIAEVLYSTKLVNSGETVTLEFTVPNEPGDYSYVCTFPGHWRGMNGILRVVK is encoded by the coding sequence ATGAGGAATTACAGTTTGGTGTTGCTTATCGGGTTAGTCATATTGGGGTGTGTAAAAAGTAAAATGAATTCGGCGGGGTCAAAAACCGGCATCTCGCAGGGCCGGCGAGCAGAAGTGCTGTTTCTCGGACATACCAGCAAGCACCACGATTCCGGAAAATATGCTCCCTGGCTTTCAGTCAAATTGTTCAAAAGTGGGATCAACATGACGTACACCGTCGATCTCAATGATATCAATCTTGAAAACCTGAAAAAATATGACGGCCTGATCATTTATGCCAACCATGATTCCCTCTCACCTGCTCAGGAAAGCGCTATGAAAGCCTTTGTCGAGGGCGGCAAAGGCCTCATTCCGCTGCATTCCGCTTCGGGTTGTTTCAGGAATTCGAGTTGGTATATCAAAACCATCGGCGGCCAGTTTGCTTCGCACAAAGTAGGGAGTTTTAAAAACACGGTCCTGAAACCGGATCATCCTGTGATGCAGGGCATTACGGATTTTGAGACTTGGGACGAAACATATGTGCACAAAAACCTGAATCCCGACAAAACGGTTCTGGGCGAGCGCGTCGAAGGCGATGTGCACGAGCCATATACATGGGTGCGCAATGAGGGAAAAGGCCGCGTTTTTTACACCGCATATGGTCACGAAGACAGCACCTGGACGAACAGAGGATTTCTGGATTTGGTAAGAAATGGCGTTTTATGGGCAGTAGGTGATCATGTAAAGGCAGAAATCGCAGCATTGAAGTTGCCCGACGTTGACATTTACCAGTCCGATTCAATCGCACATTATACTAAAAGGCATATTGTGCCGAAAATGCAGGAGTCGCTCTCGCCTGCGGAATCCAACAAGCTAACCCAGATTCCGGCCGATTTTGAAATACAACTCTTCGCAGCGGAACCGGACATTACCAACCCCATTGCTATGGCCTGGGACGAAAAAGGCAGGTTATGGGTCGTAGAATCGGTGGATTATCCCAATACTTTCAAAGAAACAGACGGAGCGGCCAATGATCGCATCAAAATTTGCGAAGACACCAATGGTGATGGAAAAGCCGATAAGTTCACTGTTTTCGCGGACAAGCTGAATATTCCGACCAGTATGGTTTTCTCCAACGGCGGGATCATTGTTTCAATGGCGCCGGATTTCATTTTCATGAAAGACACCAACGGCGATGATGTGGCCGATGTCCGGGAAGTGATTATGACGGGTTGGGGCAAGAACGATACGCACGCCGGGCCCTCGAATCTGCAATATGGATTTGATAACAAGATTTGGGGCGTGTTGGGTTATTCGGGTTTTAAGGGGTCTATCAATGGTAAGAAAATGAATTTCTCGCAAGGGGTTTATCATTTCAAACCGGATGGAAAAGAGTTTGCTTACCTCGGAAGCAGCAGCAACAACACCTGGGGATTGGGCATGACCGAGGATAACAATGTTTTCCTCTCGACGGCCAACAACACGCACAGTGCCTTTTACTCCATGCCTGGCCAATATATGCAACGGACCATTGGCGATGACGATGCGCCCGCTGTTTTATCAGTTCAAAAAATTGACGGACATTACGACGCACATTCGCTGACGCCCAATTTGCGCCAGGTAGATGTGGTAGGAGGGTTCACTTCCGCTGCCGGTCACCATTTTTACACCGCAAGAAATTTTCCCAAAGAATATTGGAACCGCATTGCATTTGTTTCAGAACCCACAATCCGCCTGGTTCACAAAGCCATTCTGGAACCGGATGGGGCGGGTTTTAAGGAAAAAGATGGCTGGAATTTTATGGCGAGTTCCGACGAATGGTTCGGTCCCGTGCAAGCAGAAACCGGCCCGGATGGCGCTGTATGGATCGCCGATTGGTATAACTTCATTATTCAGCACAATGTGTTTGTGCCGGCGCAATCGCCTGCGGAGTTTATTATGCCATTCAAAGAACAGCCTCACGGTCCTGGAAATGCATTCAGCAGCCCCATGCGCGACCTGAATCACGGCAGGATTTATCGGGTTGTTTATAAAAATGGCAAGAACATGCCACCCATGAAGCTGTCAAAAGATGATCTGCCAGGACTCATCGCAGCATTGGAAAACGACAACATGTTCTGGCGTATGACCGCGCAGCGCCTTTTGGTTGAGTCTAAAAAACTGTCTGTTGTTCCGGATTTATTTAAAATCATAAACAATCCAAAAGTGGACGAAATCGGGCTGAACAGTCCCGCCGTGCACGCATTATGGACATTGCACGGGCTGGGTGCTCTGGATGGCTCCAATGTTGAAGCATTACAAGTGGTCAACAAAGCATTGACTCACCCGGCGGCTGGTGTTCGCAAAGCAGCGGCGAGTGTGCTACCGAAGAATGAACAGAGTTTTGAAATGCTGCAAAAGCGTATGAAAGACGCCAATCTGAACACGCGGCTAAGCGTTTTTGTAGCCCTTGTTGAATTACCAGCTTCCGAAAAAGTGGGCGAAGCTGTTTACCAGGCAGCATTGGAAGAACAAAATGCAAAAGATCCCTGGCTGTCCAAAGCACTATTGGCGGCCGCTATTAGCCATGAAAATGGATTTTTGGCCGCTGCGGAAAAACAATCGGTCAAATCTGCATTTACAGAGCAGGTTGCCAAAGCACTTTATAGAGAAGTGTATCCATTGGGCCGCAGAAATACCCTGCAATTCCCGCCTGATGTATCTGGCAAAGAAATCACTATTAAGGCCAGCATTACAAAGGCAAAAGACAAACCGCTGCAAGGTTTCATCGCCGGGCAAGGCGGAAAAGAGGGCGGTTATGCCTTGTACATTCAGGATGGAAAGCTCATAATGGCTGTAAAACAGCACGGTATGGTGAGCCAGGCAGCAACCAGCGAACCGCTTCCGGACAAGTTTGATGTGGTGGCCGGTCTGACCAAAGCCGGAGACATTACCATTTCGATTGATGGAAAAGAGGCTGCGAAAGGGAAGGCGCATATGCTCTTTGCAGCGCCACTCAGCAACACGGTCCGCAGTGGCGAGGATATGGAAGGTGAGGACAAAATAGGTTCTTATGAAGGCAAATTTGGGTTTGTTGGTAATTTTCAAAAGGCATCATTAGAGCTTAACCGGCCATCCGAGGGGAATTACGCGGCTATGGAAACTGAAAAAACTGCCCGGACAAACATTGCAAAGTCATCCAATTCGACGGTCATTGAGCTGAAAGTGGAAAAAGAGATTATGCAATTTGATAAGAAACTACTCACGGTCAAGGCTGGGCAAAAAGTGGTGATCAATCTGGAAAATCCGGATGGGATGCAGCACAATTTGCTCATTATTAAGCCTGGAACATTGCAGAAAGTGGGTCAGGCGGCGGATGAAATGCTGCGTGACCCCAAAGCTGCTGAGAAGCAGTATGTTCCGAAAATTGCTGAGGTTTTGTATTCAACCAAACTGGTTAATTCAGGAGAAACAGTCACACTTGAATTTACAGTCCCTAACGAGCCCGGCGATTATTCTTATGTGTGCACATTCCCCGGCCACTGGCGCGGAATGAACGGGATTTTACGGGTAGTTAAATAA
- a CDS encoding DUF3823 domain-containing protein translates to MKIRFHFIPFLAMLVLLASCGKDNFTEPKSTLSGQIVYQGEPIGVEYNQVRLQLWQPGFGKLAAIDAQVDQDGSYSALLFNGKYKMVVPKGRGPFKTLEKDAAAKDTLFVTLEGNQELDFEVMPYYMIRTPQFAGAENKVTATLKLEKIITGTDAKAIERVSLFINKTEFVSRATNVGVTDIAGADIKNLNAVAIETEIPALVPTQKYVFARVGVKIKDVEDMIFSPVQKVEF, encoded by the coding sequence ATGAAAATCAGATTTCATTTTATACCATTCCTGGCCATGCTTGTCCTGCTCGCTTCGTGCGGAAAAGACAACTTTACGGAGCCAAAATCAACATTATCAGGCCAGATCGTCTACCAGGGTGAGCCCATTGGTGTGGAATACAACCAGGTAAGGCTGCAACTTTGGCAGCCCGGTTTCGGTAAACTCGCCGCCATTGATGCGCAGGTTGACCAAGACGGTTCCTACTCTGCATTGCTTTTTAATGGTAAATACAAAATGGTTGTACCAAAAGGAAGAGGACCATTTAAAACACTGGAAAAAGACGCGGCAGCCAAGGATACACTATTCGTGACGCTGGAAGGCAACCAGGAGCTCGACTTCGAAGTGATGCCTTACTACATGATCCGCACACCACAGTTTGCCGGAGCCGAGAACAAGGTAACAGCCACATTGAAGCTCGAAAAAATCATCACCGGCACCGACGCAAAGGCCATTGAACGGGTCTCCCTTTTTATTAATAAGACGGAATTCGTGTCTCGGGCAACCAACGTGGGCGTAACCGACATTGCAGGCGCAGACATAAAAAACCTGAATGCAGTTGCCATTGAAACCGAAATCCCTGCCTTGGTCCCAACTCAGAAATATGTGTTTGCGAGAGTGGGCGTGAAGATTAAAGATGTTGAGGATATGATTTTTTCACCAGTTCAAAAAGTGGAGTTCTGA
- a CDS encoding RagB/SusD family nutrient uptake outer membrane protein, translating to MKKIFYIPVFIMLLLSWGCNDDEFLNRPPTNILTEEQVWGDEGQVLSLLGNLYNRYVDLGNFRDFERPGLDNLTGWTRVADFNEAFWSESGRYKEFQNSGWDFNTWSIWDYGYIREMNLFIQKCEAAEKLSPAVKERYLAEARFLRASYYFELVKRMGGVPLILEPMTYDFSGDPTYLQHARAKESEIYDFVIKEADEIKAKLPANAAEKSRVTQAAVLAMQARAALYAGSLAKYGANTPSVSLPGGEVGIPATLATGYYTKALNAAKEIISGSVGAYSLYNKKPDLSENFASIFYDKANNPEVIFADDYKLQSGKVHYFTGSNQPRYGAEEEEGGRINPSLNFVEAFEKLDNTFARIPTTNAAGAPLYYASQTDIFEGRDARLGGTVMLPGTTFKGRTVDIWAGFQLANGSIVSGDDRGAQKTLPGKTVPEQVVGFDGPIDGFEFTAQTGFYLRKYLDPVVGSGQRGVNSEVWFIRYRYAEVLLNAAEAAFELGQTAVAAGYMNQVRARAGLAKPLIAGEITFDRIAHERRVELAFEGHYHFDIQRWRIAHIIMDGNAISAADLSKDLGKATKRNTQPWALWSYKVYEPGSPNNGKWIYKPVKLSRVTGADRFQLGNYYSLITDEVINNNPKIIRNPNH from the coding sequence ATGAAAAAGATATTTTATATACCCGTTTTTATAATGCTTTTGCTTAGCTGGGGCTGTAATGATGACGAATTTCTGAACCGGCCGCCAACCAATATTTTGACCGAAGAACAGGTTTGGGGCGACGAAGGACAGGTGCTTTCCCTGCTTGGAAATTTGTACAACCGTTACGTCGATCTGGGCAATTTCCGTGATTTTGAGCGACCTGGTCTGGATAACCTTACCGGCTGGACGCGGGTAGCGGATTTCAACGAAGCATTCTGGTCGGAATCAGGTCGTTATAAAGAATTCCAAAATAGTGGCTGGGATTTCAACACCTGGTCGATCTGGGATTACGGTTACATTCGGGAGATGAATTTGTTCATTCAAAAATGCGAAGCCGCCGAAAAACTTTCACCTGCTGTAAAGGAACGTTATCTCGCCGAAGCCAGATTTCTGCGCGCTTCCTATTATTTTGAGTTGGTAAAACGCATGGGCGGCGTTCCCCTGATCCTCGAACCCATGACCTACGATTTCAGCGGCGATCCTACTTACCTGCAACATGCAAGGGCCAAGGAGTCGGAAATCTATGATTTTGTGATCAAAGAGGCGGATGAGATCAAAGCAAAGCTTCCTGCCAATGCAGCTGAAAAATCGAGGGTAACACAGGCAGCAGTGCTGGCTATGCAGGCGCGGGCTGCGCTATATGCGGGTTCACTGGCTAAATATGGTGCAAATACGCCTTCCGTTTCACTGCCAGGCGGTGAAGTAGGGATTCCTGCTACGCTGGCCACGGGTTATTATACCAAAGCATTAAATGCAGCCAAAGAAATCATCAGCGGAAGCGTTGGGGCCTATTCGCTTTACAACAAAAAACCCGATTTATCTGAAAATTTTGCCAGCATTTTCTATGACAAGGCGAATAACCCGGAAGTGATCTTCGCGGACGATTATAAGCTTCAAAGCGGCAAAGTGCACTATTTCACGGGCTCGAACCAGCCTCGTTACGGTGCTGAGGAAGAGGAAGGCGGAAGAATAAATCCATCTTTGAACTTCGTGGAAGCATTTGAAAAACTGGATAACACATTTGCCAGAATTCCAACAACCAATGCAGCCGGCGCGCCATTATATTATGCCAGCCAAACGGATATTTTCGAAGGCCGCGACGCGCGACTTGGCGGGACGGTCATGTTGCCCGGAACGACATTCAAAGGAAGAACAGTGGACATTTGGGCCGGTTTTCAGCTCGCAAATGGCTCCATAGTAAGTGGTGACGACCGCGGCGCGCAAAAAACATTGCCTGGCAAAACGGTTCCCGAACAAGTTGTAGGCTTTGACGGCCCCATCGACGGCTTTGAATTCACAGCGCAAACCGGTTTTTATCTGCGCAAATATCTTGATCCGGTTGTAGGATCGGGGCAGCGCGGGGTGAATAGTGAAGTGTGGTTTATCCGTTACCGCTACGCAGAAGTGCTTCTGAACGCAGCTGAGGCGGCTTTCGAATTGGGGCAAACTGCCGTTGCGGCCGGATATATGAACCAGGTTCGCGCACGGGCCGGACTTGCAAAACCACTCATTGCCGGAGAAATCACTTTCGACCGCATTGCGCACGAGCGTCGCGTAGAGCTCGCTTTTGAAGGACATTATCATTTCGATATTCAACGCTGGAGAATCGCCCACATCATTATGGACGGCAATGCAATCAGCGCAGCAGACCTTTCAAAAGATCTTGGAAAAGCGACAAAAAGAAACACGCAACCCTGGGCCTTATGGTCGTACAAAGTGTATGAGCCGGGATCTCCCAACAATGGCAAATGGATTTATAAGCCTGTGAAATTGAGCCGAGTAACCGGAGCAGATCGTTTTCAGTTAGGGAATTATTATTCTCTGATCACAGACGAGGTGATCAACAACAATCCGAAAATCATCCGGAACCCAAATCATTAG
- a CDS encoding TonB-dependent receptor, translating into MKKVRRLEDFLITLMRITFIQCILAGLFVGISWAHDGRAQSALSQKVTVDIQNEDIKKILGQLEKQTNVKFVFSSKLIQSDRRASIRAQNGALADVLDALLKPMELHYKAKNNLIVIRPDSQTEKIVGMETEPAVSQSTDLTIDKTITGTAKEESGAGLPGVSVVLKGTQTGTLTDEKGKYSITVPDGETTLIFSFVGFLSQEVLVTGAQSTFDVTLKVDDKSLEEVVVVGYGTQKKESLTGAIATVTSKDLDRVHGGSTVSSGLAGKIPGVTFRMPDGRPGASATVQIRNMGNPLFVIDGIQQDDKQFNNISPNDIESITVLKDASAAIYGVRAANGVVVVTTKRGKTGTKNTINLDAYTGWQNWSRFPNVVNDSYQWMLGKAEAEMNQYGKTSITQTELDKYKAGTEMGYKSFNWKDYIVKKNSPLTSVNLNMTGGSDKISYYISATRLSQNSVLGREFTFNRNNLQSNVDAKITDGLKVGVQINGRIETRDQPGIPGSDDYWLPRFAILRNRPFERPYANDNPLYLNDIKHNETNWAYNNKKLGGYQTDIWRVLQTNMTAEYKIPGVKGLVAKGMYSYYIGDRVLNGHEYTYEAYTYNPTDDTYKVTGGSTNPWRERRTQKIMRNVYQGQLSYNNTFGKSTIGATFVAERQEERDQEQWAHSVPKTNVLPLMYFATMDTYDDKDNQLARIGYIGRVNYDYAGKYYVELSARRDASWKFAPDRRVGYFPSASVGWRLTEESFVKNLLGSHSLLDDLKLRASYGILGDDNILFNNDVNRPLDPYAYLPGYNYNQGNAILSGTAVVTSRDKGQIINNISWFKSKITDVGADFSLLGTKLTGSVDYFYRLRTGLLGRKYDLLVPSELGYALPDENVNSDSQSGWELALTYNGKSGDIGYSMGGNVSFSRTKFVSSYKPVFNNSWDQYRNSNEGRYSNIFWGYEAIGQFQSQQEINEYPVNIDEQGNRTLLPGDLIYKDINNDNVINGLDERPIGYTTNGQPNINFGLNFAVNWKGISFNADFSGGAMYSWNQNWEQRWAYQNDGALNKIFLDRWHRQDPFDLNSEWVPGKYPALRYNDGGHSNYKRNSTFWLHNVKYIRARTIELGYSLPKTLLEKVKLQRARVYINGYNLFSIDNVKEFGIDPEVLDDNGLQYPQNKFVNVGINLSI; encoded by the coding sequence ATGAAAAAAGTTCGACGACTTGAAGACTTTCTCATCACACTCATGCGAATAACATTTATTCAATGCATCCTGGCAGGTCTCTTTGTAGGCATATCGTGGGCACATGATGGAAGAGCTCAATCTGCATTGAGCCAGAAAGTTACGGTTGACATTCAGAACGAGGACATTAAGAAGATCCTCGGGCAGTTGGAAAAGCAAACCAATGTAAAATTCGTTTTCAGTTCCAAACTGATCCAGTCCGACAGAAGAGCGTCCATAAGGGCCCAAAACGGTGCATTAGCGGATGTGTTGGATGCACTTTTGAAGCCTATGGAGCTGCATTACAAGGCAAAAAATAACCTTATCGTCATCCGGCCCGATAGTCAGACTGAGAAAATTGTCGGGATGGAGACGGAGCCGGCAGTTTCTCAATCAACAGATTTGACCATCGATAAAACGATAACCGGAACGGCTAAGGAAGAATCCGGCGCAGGCTTGCCGGGTGTAAGTGTGGTGCTCAAAGGCACGCAAACCGGAACATTAACGGACGAAAAAGGAAAATACTCGATCACGGTTCCTGACGGTGAAACCACGCTGATATTCTCTTTTGTTGGTTTTTTGTCGCAAGAAGTGTTGGTTACGGGTGCGCAAAGCACGTTCGATGTAACATTGAAAGTGGACGACAAATCGCTGGAAGAAGTTGTTGTAGTGGGTTATGGAACGCAAAAAAAGGAATCGTTAACCGGAGCAATTGCAACAGTAACGAGCAAGGACCTGGATCGTGTGCATGGTGGCTCAACGGTGAGCTCGGGACTGGCCGGAAAAATACCAGGCGTAACATTCAGGATGCCTGACGGTCGCCCGGGAGCGAGCGCTACGGTGCAGATCAGGAACATGGGAAATCCGCTCTTTGTCATTGATGGAATTCAGCAGGACGATAAGCAGTTTAACAACATTTCACCTAATGATATTGAAAGCATAACCGTTCTGAAAGACGCTTCTGCGGCCATTTATGGGGTTCGTGCAGCAAATGGCGTTGTGGTGGTTACAACGAAAAGAGGGAAGACGGGAACGAAGAATACGATTAATCTGGACGCGTACACGGGCTGGCAAAACTGGTCGAGATTTCCGAATGTGGTGAACGACTCTTACCAATGGATGCTCGGGAAAGCAGAGGCGGAAATGAATCAGTATGGTAAAACCTCCATCACCCAAACCGAACTCGATAAGTACAAAGCCGGAACAGAAATGGGTTATAAGAGCTTCAATTGGAAGGACTATATTGTGAAGAAAAATTCGCCGCTCACATCCGTAAATCTGAACATGACGGGTGGCTCGGACAAGATATCCTATTACATTTCGGCAACGCGCCTGAGCCAGAATTCGGTTTTGGGCCGTGAGTTTACATTTAACAGAAACAACCTGCAAAGTAATGTTGACGCAAAGATTACGGATGGTTTGAAAGTCGGAGTCCAGATCAACGGGCGCATTGAAACCAGGGACCAGCCCGGCATACCCGGCAGCGACGATTATTGGCTGCCGCGTTTCGCCATTCTGAGAAACCGGCCGTTCGAGCGTCCTTATGCCAATGATAACCCACTGTATCTCAACGATATCAAGCATAATGAGACCAACTGGGCGTATAACAACAAAAAATTGGGTGGTTACCAGACTGACATCTGGCGCGTATTGCAAACCAACATGACCGCTGAATATAAGATCCCTGGCGTTAAAGGTTTGGTTGCCAAAGGAATGTACTCCTATTACATCGGGGACCGTGTTTTGAATGGACACGAATATACTTACGAAGCTTACACCTATAATCCGACGGACGACACTTACAAAGTAACCGGCGGAAGCACGAACCCTTGGCGGGAAAGGCGCACGCAGAAAATCATGCGCAATGTTTACCAGGGGCAATTGAGCTATAACAACACTTTTGGCAAAAGCACCATTGGCGCCACTTTCGTAGCAGAGCGCCAGGAAGAGCGCGATCAGGAGCAATGGGCGCACTCGGTTCCCAAAACCAATGTGCTTCCCTTGATGTATTTCGCGACGATGGACACATATGACGACAAGGATAATCAGCTCGCGCGTATAGGCTATATCGGTAGGGTAAATTACGATTATGCCGGCAAATATTACGTGGAGTTGTCCGCCCGCCGCGACGCATCCTGGAAGTTTGCGCCGGATCGCCGGGTCGGTTATTTTCCATCCGCGTCTGTGGGTTGGAGATTGACAGAGGAGTCATTTGTGAAAAATCTGCTGGGTTCGCACAGCCTGCTGGATGATCTTAAACTGCGTGCTTCCTATGGGATTTTGGGGGATGACAACATTCTTTTTAACAATGATGTAAACCGCCCGCTGGATCCGTATGCTTATTTGCCGGGTTATAATTACAATCAGGGAAATGCGATTTTGAGCGGAACGGCAGTGGTTACGTCTCGTGATAAAGGTCAGATTATTAACAACATTTCCTGGTTTAAAAGTAAAATTACCGACGTAGGCGCAGACTTTTCCTTGCTCGGAACAAAGCTGACGGGTTCAGTGGATTATTTTTACCGGTTAAGAACAGGATTACTGGGCCGGAAATATGACTTACTCGTTCCCAGTGAGTTGGGTTATGCTTTACCAGACGAAAACGTGAACAGTGATTCGCAATCGGGATGGGAACTGGCATTGACCTACAATGGAAAATCGGGCGATATCGGCTATTCAATGGGTGGCAATGTGTCGTTCTCCCGCACTAAGTTCGTTTCTTCCTATAAACCCGTTTTCAACAACTCCTGGGATCAATACAGAAACTCCAATGAGGGCCGTTACAGCAACATTTTCTGGGGTTATGAGGCAATCGGGCAGTTTCAGTCGCAGCAGGAGATCAATGAGTATCCGGTTAACATCGATGAACAAGGCAACCGCACATTGCTGCCGGGTGATTTGATTTATAAAGATATCAACAACGATAATGTCATCAACGGCCTGGACGAGCGCCCGATCGGTTACACAACAAACGGCCAGCCAAACATTAATTTCGGGTTGAATTTTGCAGTCAACTGGAAAGGAATAAGCTTTAATGCAGACTTTTCCGGTGGTGCCATGTATTCCTGGAACCAGAACTGGGAGCAAAGATGGGCTTATCAGAATGATGGTGCTTTGAACAAAATATTCCTCGACAGATGGCATCGTCAGGATCCTTTTGACCTCAACAGTGAGTGGGTTCCCGGAAAATATCCCGCGCTTCGCTACAACGATGGCGGACACAGCAATTACAAGAGAAATTCAACTTTCTGGCTGCATAATGTGAAGTATATCCGCGCCAGAACCATTGAACTGGGTTATTCTTTGCCAAAAACGCTGTTGGAAAAAGTAAAACTGCAACGCGCCAGGGTCTACATCAATGGCTACAATTTATTCTCAATTGACAATGTGAAAGAATTTGGCATTGATCCCGAAGTATTGGATGATAACGGGCTGCAATATCCGCAGAACAAGTTTGTCAACGTTGGGATCAATCTTTCAATCTAA
- a CDS encoding FecR family protein, with amino-acid sequence MKDEILHPFDMTHDPYSLTELIRSDEFIAWVMHPDALSDRKWQIFLENNPDKKQTVEAAREYVILLARDTGRDQPTKKQSERMWNAVESQMHSQSSEFSEIDEPATQARVVSGWRWIRVAASAALILGIGSVSYWFYYKQGLGRAGEVAAVEQNAYTGMVQRNNDTKKPMTILLADGSSVVLQPGGHLSYSEVANAKRREVTLTGKAFFEIVKNREKPFLVYTYGLATKVLGTSFMIDASEANKDIRVEVKTGTVSVFSINNLDKKEIDEESDKPALTGITLSQDQKIAFSKESGKIIKLDDHIKELAVDMDILKQGFVFDETPIHEVFRTLEHVYNVQISYDKVKMANCTLNATLIGQPFKEKLEAICNALDAQYEVNENQVSIIGKGCK; translated from the coding sequence ATGAAAGACGAAATTTTGCATCCCTTTGATATGACGCATGACCCTTACTCTCTGACGGAATTGATCCGAAGCGATGAATTTATCGCATGGGTGATGCATCCCGACGCTTTAAGCGATAGAAAGTGGCAAATTTTTTTGGAAAATAATCCTGATAAAAAACAGACAGTTGAAGCCGCCCGTGAATATGTAATCCTGCTCGCCAGGGACACCGGCAGAGATCAGCCAACGAAAAAACAGAGTGAGCGCATGTGGAATGCTGTTGAGAGCCAAATGCACAGTCAGTCCAGCGAATTTTCAGAAATCGATGAGCCGGCCACTCAGGCCAGAGTGGTTTCAGGTTGGCGCTGGATCAGGGTTGCGGCTTCTGCGGCGTTGATATTGGGCATCGGATCGGTGAGCTATTGGTTTTACTATAAACAGGGATTAGGGCGTGCCGGTGAAGTTGCAGCTGTTGAACAAAACGCCTACACGGGCATGGTTCAGAGGAATAATGATACCAAAAAGCCGATGACGATCCTGCTGGCAGATGGCAGCTCAGTGGTTTTGCAGCCGGGTGGACATTTGAGTTATTCGGAAGTTGCCAATGCGAAGCGGAGGGAAGTTACACTGACTGGTAAGGCGTTTTTTGAAATTGTAAAAAATCGCGAAAAACCATTTCTGGTTTATACTTACGGTTTGGCTACCAAAGTGTTGGGGACCAGTTTTATGATTGACGCATCGGAAGCAAATAAGGACATACGCGTGGAGGTGAAAACAGGAACCGTATCCGTTTTTTCAATCAATAATCTGGATAAAAAGGAAATCGACGAGGAATCAGATAAACCGGCGCTGACTGGAATTACACTTAGTCAGGATCAGAAAATAGCATTTTCAAAAGAAAGCGGGAAAATCATTAAACTGGATGACCACATCAAGGAACTGGCCGTGGATATGGATATTCTGAAACAAGGTTTTGTCTTTGATGAAACACCCATTCATGAAGTGTTCCGGACCTTGGAGCACGTCTACAATGTGCAAATCAGTTATGATAAGGTAAAAATGGCCAATTGCACGTTGAATGCAACGCTGATTGGTCAGCCGTTCAAAGAAAAGCTGGAAGCGATCTGTAATGCTTTGGATGCACAATACGAGGTTAATGAAAATCAGGTTTCGATTATAGGAAAAGGTTGTAAGTAA